Proteins encoded together in one Venturia canescens isolate UGA chromosome 10, ASM1945775v1, whole genome shotgun sequence window:
- the mask gene encoding ankyrin repeat domain-containing protein 17 isoform X6: MVECFAIDQAELDEDNQPETSKFLLTPEDPERSVDPETQARLEALLEAAGIGKLSSGDGKHLADHEVLRRLTSSVSCALDEAAAALTRMRSDNPRIQNDKRSLVEACTDGDVGTVKKLLTEGRSVHETTEEGESILSLACSAGYYELAQVLLAMSANVEDRGIKGDCTPLMEAASAGHVDIVSLLIAHGADVNAQSTSGNTPLMYGCAGGHEEVVKVLLEAGANVEDHNENGHTPLMEAASAGHVPVAKILLEHGAGINTHSNEFKESALTLACYKGHLDMVRFLLEAGADQEHKTDEMHTALMEASMDGHVEVARLLLDSGAQVNMPTDSFESPLTLAACGGHVDLAMLLIERGANIEEVNDEGYTPLMEAAREGHEEMVALLLSQGANINAQTEETQETALTLACCGGFLEVADFLIKAGADIELGASTPLMEAAQEGHLDLVRYLLESSADVHAQTQTGDTALTYACENGHTDVADLLLQYGADLEHESEGGRTPLMKACRAGHLCTVQFLISKLASLNRNTTNNDHTPLSLACAGGHLSVVELLLAQSADPFHKLKDNSTMLIEAAKGGHTSVVQLLLDYPHSIMMNNPHNAAPAPMLMPQQQQQQQQQQQQQQQQPQPSSQQQLPPAATSQQIQQQASTAQLPSNQQNTTNQQQSSPSQQQQQQQQHQQQHQQQQQQQQASEQQNQPQNLQPKYNTQKSLLRKNRSVTMMPDTSLTSAEAQQVRTQPAGETANTNNTNKECATNILDKGSGNFSGLSEANISLGPVNIAVNVANANAASAVGPSTNANNDNSRTNMPFEQMVRKQHIIEEIERVERELLIKSAADHLFLGPSATSGNVIVGQQQQQQPADAVETAESLLPGLLNIDLPAQIAGLVCGSVGTSGSLLDQEAQTAISAYTAGYYMTKRLVLQESLRRAEKEIRPGAPSTLNDNFPIVGNVVAAAAASASSTGVGATNFPSTPPPPLFLPPISSNAGGVATTGNFTTANSASVTTGTIPIVTSNAAVPAPSSPIITGSPTSLGTTGIAPVTTSGNVPSPNVVASAGALSQPITASSDVSQNTAISDRPKAKPVSKKEGKIVRKAAAAAAAAAASGMLTGKIQQQEQQVTLMAGLQQQYQQKQREHTYQVQQVHQLQQLNQQLQLQLDQVQVQQQQQQSPPHQHFQHQATQEQDQEVIEELEENGQPVAAGGFGRYGILKPIQLMECLRPSRGQHGQLGQESPDQAVVLGNPEQELLNRCIGQTECPIWKAIMKNDKNMFELQDGTQVPLETVADIFEALHFDDVPDGPDGQESLYLKKLELMYSDDQQQIPQQQQQQLQIQQPQQQVQAPSQQIQQPQQQQQQQQQQQQQQQQQQQHQQQQQQQVQVQQVQQQGQQQQQQQQQQQQQQQQVQRQKHHWSLRQKSEQEKSVRAKVVAELLADPACAKLVMNGFTRSRRLMQKKGMEVAAAAAAALHRTRPRPAWFEQQKQQQQASLQQQSQPQQPQQQQQPQQQQQQQQQQQQLQQKQLVQPIGGGGGSGIPGQCMSANQVQVATQTQAPSVVAAAAAAAAAAAAGGPTITENEKQVYTVPAAAAAAAGGKGKKARYPLLSQQQTCQQQQQQQQTNVNHQVQPIQQQQQQLQQQQQQLQPQQAQQTSQQQQLPVANFAGQNYQLDPTSVAGQYTTGVAAPVAGGGVAAAPSASYTGANQVPLAPFSCMDVDSETDSNHDTALTLACAGGHEELVEFLLSRGADIEHRDKKGFTPLILAATAGHQKVVEILLNHGADIEAQSERTKDTPLSLACSGGRFEVVELLLNRGANKEHRNVSDYTPLSLAASGGYVNIIKLLLSHGAEINSRTGSKLGISPLMLAAMNGHTAAVKLLLDMGSDINAQIETNRNTALTLACFQGRHEVVSLLLDRKANVEHRAKTGLTPLMEAASGGYVEVGRVLLTKGADVNATPVPSSRDTALTIAADKGHCRFVELLLSRGTQVEVKNKKGNSPLWLAANGGHLSVVELLYYANADIDSQDNRKVSCLMAAFRKGHIKVVKWMVNHVTQFPSDQEMTRYIATVNDKELLEKCSECVKIIRAAKDTQAARANKNASILLEELDMEKTREESRKAAAARRRERKKKKKLERKEEKRKLFEENKKNETIYEDKEENGKKSDDDDADREDDSDHEGGGGGGGANANPTCSSSGNAAASNVETCERLGNAPSPVNRSPEDPDKEEGDSGFDANSQGSCSSNDVKARERKKDKKKKKNNAGPGNNINNNNNDKDTSPHRSTKSSIPSTNSSSNVGGQNTVTPTKSQTSNADKRTQAAAAASASSNVATSSTTAAPSSVSSTRAATAAAVNSSERKLKGQLVFESSRHPADREDFEATGNETYISGKGKKSNANQQYDDSVGGNVKTNNSTSPKQGGKREEGWKEVVRKGQSDDSGRFMNSPFRSKKVSVPPNAISRVIGRGGSNINAIRGATGAHIEVEKQSKSQGERIITIKGSTDATKQAHTLIAALIKDPDVDILQMLQKAKPTVVTCSSWDKTTIPLSSIATKSRTATSAVAGASSKTSSAASSVTGSQSNKSGSNVNGGATGNSSSSSVGYNSGPTPVAQLMPLRSSSSIKLAGAFPAPMSRTTAPRLVAAAEKRAQSLAAAQMSSSTNTKTTMSYTSAIMTAGRGTKVVTSVTNRSSFAAKLTEITASNHPTSTVMQTNSNQGCKLMKASQSVTVMSSTAPATPQQTSGQQSNLSTSMGGTGAGAGGAGASVVPGGSSCSSSSSSSSSSSSSSSSSAASAPASSTSALSGGTSSSFGSSSMTGLTSVSSTISSSVIVGVTRTSPKHCRPLPTLSAPPILHYNNAGKTLYSSGGSTTTNLQSANHPNVLSNGPDNTNMVVTSSNSVRVTPSPPAISSQNSIHNHPNILNQQQNQPSYHPHHQSQQQPQQQQKQQTSQQLQQQQIMQSSQQQPPQQLSTNAQTQSQSQQQMRSSTPVAPTIVEHQQAQQQPTNTPLEYSLFNDTFSKVTQQSMWGGRENESQKGMNFATVAGGGINVNSSSNNSANKFIDSAPPQVDASKAPGYRGATAMCSPVSSKAQSSGSGGGASGGVNPIGSGVSPSGIHSNNPMQQGQFQSSVNYNEHQQQHQTNKAPGSLAVARPVMSQQNIELSQYNRQVYQSEIGSRGGSGGGSSTHQHQQQQQQQQQQQHVMQQQQGSNSQASSIDVNLFKSSNSGFEHQNVNSSLLRMVPSDAQAAAHPMMPFHPHMQSFAQTMGGQSSTVNTTVSMSRLNPRAPDFSSTLHLNNKAQVTMLNTPTGIHPNMFANVPGGVPPSATAIQQSNNLAMLGAANFPMGKYQQGGGALPPPPPPPGASRVATNLASSNGGQTRWPFVPPPNNCPPPPHQDPMMGQISFPNHLGSIAGQSGNIDLITSLENGGSPAMSPSSPAQVVAQEISQIKIEDRKVPRPIGTERAWKNYATSMGPGGDADSINWMLNNEKLVNSWANIAQPGMDRHQMFRPNTSYNRMSNIDAELHQMMESTYQGHLDNQQQAFPNGSAAAAAAAAAAAGLSLIPGLALLPGQFSTPGLPEIPHNENPKMEPPSWGMSDPTQEKQHPGWNKWSH, translated from the exons atg GTGGAGTGCTTTGCCATAGATCAGGCCGAATTGGACGAAGATAATCAACCGGAAACTTCAAAGTTTCTGTTGACGCCGGAAGACCCGGAACGTTCGGTGGATCCAGAAACTCAAGCGCGCCTCGAGGCTCTCCTCGAGGCAGCAGGTATTGGTAAATTATCATCCGGGGATGGAAAACATCTGGCGGATCACGAAGTTCTCAGACGTTTAACGTCTAGTGTATCTTGTGCATTGGACGAAGCCGCAGCGGCTCTCACTCGCATGAGAAGCGACAATCCACGAATACAGAACGACAAGAGATCCCTCGTCGAGGCTTGTACAGACGGGGACGTTGGTACTGTTAAAAAACTCCTCACTGAGGGACGTAGCGTTCACGAAACAACGGAGGAGGGTGAGAGTATTCTCTCGCTCGCTTGTTCTGCAGGATATTACGAACTTGCGCAG GTATTGTTGGCGATGAGCGCAAACGTGGAAGATCGCGGCATCAAAGGGGATTGCACCCCTTTGATGGAGGCAGCAAGCGCCGGTCACGTCGACATTGTCAGTTTACTTATTGCTCATGGGGCTGATGTCAACGCCCAATCGACCTCTG GCAACACGCCTCTGATGTATGGTTGCGCGGGCGGCCATGAGGAAGTCGTTAAAGTATTGCTCGAAGCTGGCGCCAATGTCGAAGATCACAATGAGAATGGTCACACACCGCTCATGGAAGCCGCGAGCGCGGGTCACGTGCCCGTTGCTAAAATCTTACTCGAACACGGGGCTGGCATCAACACCCATTCGAACGAATTCAAAGAGTCCGCTCTTACTTTGGCGTGTTACAAGGGTCATCTGGATATGGTTCGATTTCTGCTCGAAGCTGGCGCCGATCAG GAACACAAAACCGACGAGATGCACACCGCACTTATGGAGGCTTCGATGGACGGTCACGTGGAAGTGGCGCGTTTGCTCCTGGATTCCGGTGCTCAGGTGAACATGCCAACGGACAGTTTCGAGTCGCCTTTGACTTTAGCAGCTTGCGGTGGTCACGTTGATCTCGCGATGCTGTTAATCGAAAGAGGCGCCAATATTGAGGAGGTCAACGATGAAGGTTACACGCCGTTGATGGAGGCAGCACGGGAAGGTCACGAGGAAATGGTTGCTCTTCTCCTCAGTCAGG GCGCGAACATCAACGCCCAGACGGAAGAGACTCAAGAAACCGCCCTGACGTTGGCTTGTTGCGGTGGTTTTCTCGAAGTTGctgattttctaataaaagCCGGGGCTGACATCGAATTAGGAGCGTCAACGCCGCTTATGGAAGCAGCCCAAGAAGGACATTTAGATCTGGTGCGTTATCTCCTCGAGTCTTCGGCGGACGTTCACGCTCAGACCCAAACAGGCGACACGGCGTTAACGTATGCTTGCGAAAACGGTCACACCGACGTGGCGGATCTTCTTCTGCAGTATGGAGCGGATCTG gagCACGAATCTGAGGGAGGCCGAACACCATTGATGAAAGCGTGCAGAGCAGGTCATTTGTGTACGGTACAGTTTCTCATATCGAAATTGGCGAGTTTGAATAGAAATACGACGAACAACGATCATACACCATTGTCGCTTGCCTGTGCCGGTGGACATTTGTCCGTCGTTGAGTTACTGTTGGCCCAATCGGCCGATCCATTCCATAAGTTAAAGGACAATTCTACTATGCTTATCGAGGCTGCTAAGGGTGGTCATACAAGTGTGGTACAGTTGCTGTTGGATTATCCACATAGCATTATGATGAACAACCCCCACAACGCTGCCCCAGCACCGATGTTAATGCctcagcagcaacagcaacaacaacaacaacagcaacagcagcagcagcagcctcAACCGTCCTCTCAACAACAATTGCCCCCAGCTGCAACCTCTCAGCAAATTCAGCAACAGGCTTCGACCGCTCAACTACCATCGAATCAACAAAATACAACTAATCAACAGCAATCCTCACCGAgtcaacagcagcaacaacagcaacaacaccAACAGCAGCaccaacaacagcagcaacagcaacaagcTAGCGAACAACAAAATCAGCCACAAAATTTGCAACCAAAGTATAACACGCAAAAATCGTTGTTAAGGAAAAATCGATCTGTCACGATGATGCCTGACACGAGTCTCACTTCCGCCGAAGCGCAGCAAGTCAGAACTCAACCTGCAGGCGAAACTGCGAATACTAATAATACCAATAAGGAATGTGCTACCAATATTCTCGACAAAGGCAGCGGCAATTTCTCCGGTCTGTCCGAAGCCAACATCAGTCTTGGACCTGTCAACATTGCTGTCAATGTTGCCAATGCTAACGCCGCTTCAGCTGTTGGCCCTTCTACCAACGCCAACAATGATAATTCACGCACGAATATGCCCTTCGAACAGATGGTTAGGAAACAGCATATTATCGAAGAAATCGAG AGGGTAGAACGAGAGTTGCTGATTAAAAGTGCGGCGGATCATTTGTTTCTTGGTCCATCCGCGACTTCCGGGAACGTTATTGTTggacaacagcagcaacaacaaccaGCGGACGCTGTAGAAACGGCCGAATCACTGTTGCCGGGTTTACTCAACATCGATTTGCCTGCTCAAATTGCCG GTCTCGTTTGCGGCTCAGTGGGAACTTCCGGGAGTCTTTTGGACCAAGAGGCTCAAACAGCAATATCGGCTTACACCGCGGGTTATTACATGACGAAAAGGCTTGTTTTGCAAGAGAGTTTGCGACGAgctgaaaaagaaattcgtcCCGGTGCCCCCTCGACGCTAAACGATAATTTTCCAATAGTTGGAAACGTCGTTGCAGCCGCGGCCGCTTCAGCCTCGTCAACGGGTGTCGGAGCAACTAATTTTCCGAGCACACCACCACCGCCGTTATTTTTGCCACCGATATCGAGCAACGCTGGAGGTGTCGCGACAACAGGCAATTTTACAACAGCGAATAGCGCCTCGGTAACTACTGGAACAATCCCGATTGTAACGAGCAATGCTGCTGTACCAGCACCGAGTTCACCGATTATAACCGGCTCACCCACGAGCCTTGGAACCACCGGTATTGCCCCGGTCACCACTTCTGGTAACGTTCCATCGCCCAACGTCGTAGCTTCTGCCGGCGCTCTTTCTCAACCAATCACGGCGAGCAGCGACGTCAGCCAAAATACAGCTATAAGCGATCGACCAAAAGCAAAACCGGTCTCAAAGAAAGAAGGGAAAATCGTGAGAAAAGCCGCTGCTGCGGCTGCTGCCGCTGCGGCCTCCGGTATGCTCACTGGAAAAATACAACAACAAGAACAACAAGTTACCCTTATGGCTGGATTGCAACAACAGTATCAGCAGAAACAACGAGAACATACCTATCAAGTTCAACAAGTACATCAACTTCAACAATTGAATCAACAGCTTCAATTGCAGCTTGATCAAGTTCAG gtgcaacaacaacagcagcaatcTCCACCGCATCAACACTTTCAGCATCAAGCGACCCAGGAACAAGACCAAGAAGTTATTGAAGAATTAGAAGAAAACGGTCAACCTGTAGCCGCTGGCGGGTTCGGACGTTACGGCATTCTCAAGCCTATACAACTTATGGAATGTCTTCGTCCTTCCCGAGGTCAACATGGTCAACTTGGCCAG GAGAGCCCTGATCAGGCCGTAGTTCTCGGAAACCCGGAGCAAGAGCTGCTCAATAGATGTATCGGACAAACGGAATGTCCGATCTGGAAGGcaattatgaaaaatgataaaaacatGTTCGAGCTGCAGGACGGTACGCAAGTTCCCCTCGAGACCGTTGCCGACATTTTCGAAGCGCTTCACTTCGATGATGTTCCCGATG gACCAGATGGTCAGGAGAGTCTATACCTTAAAAAGTTAGAGCTGATGTACAGCGACGATCAGCAACAAATTCctcaacagcagcagcagcaactgCAAATCCAACAACCACAACAGCAGGTGCAAGCGCCATCACAACAAATTCAACAAccacaacagcagcagcaacaacaacaacaacagcaacaacaacaacaacaacaacaacagcaccaacaacaacaacagcagcaggtACAAGTCCAACAGGTTCAACAACAGggccaacaacaacaacaacagcagcagcagcagcagcaacagcaacagcaagtTCAGCGGCAAAAACATCACTGGTCTTTGCGTCAAAAGTCTGAGCAG GAGAAAAGCGTTCGCGCAAAGGTCGTAGCCGAATTACTGGCCGATCCTGCCTGTGCTAAATTGGTAATGAACGGTTTTACGAGGAGTCGACGTTTGatgcagaaaaaaggaatgGAGGTGgctgcagcagcagcagcggcgtTGCACCGTACGCGACCACGTCCTGCTTGGTTCGAGCAGCaaaaacagcagcagcaggcaTCCCTCCAGCAACAATCTCAGCCACAGCAGCctcagcaacagcagcaaccgcagcagcagcagcagcagcagcaacaacagcagcaactgCAACAAAAGCAGCTGGTTCAACCGATCGGAGGCGGTGGAGGTAGCGGAATTCCTGGCCAGTGTATGTCTGCAAATCAAGTGCAAGTGGCGACCCAAACGCAAGCACCCTCGGTCGTTGCGGCAGCGGCAGCAGCGGCCGCTGCCGCCGCAGCCGGCGGTCCAACGATCACGGAGAACGAGAAACAAGTTTACACGGTTCCAGCAGCGGCAGCAGCAGCTGCAGGAGGCAAAGGCAAAAAAGCTCGGTATCCTCTGCTCTCTCAGCAGCAAACGTgccagcagcaacaacagcagcagcaaacAAATGTGAATCATCAAGTGCAGCCTAtccaacaacaacagcaacaacttcaacaacaacagcagcaattGCAACCTCAACAGGCTCAGCAAACGAGTCAGCAGCAACAACTTCCGGTTGCTAATTTCGCTGGACAAAATTATCAACTAGATCCGACATCCGTTGCTGGGCAATATACAACCGGAGTCGCAGCTCCTGTCGCAGGCGGCGGTGTTGCAGCCGCTCCTTCCGCAAGCTATACCGGAGCTAACCAAGTACCTCTTGCTCCTTTCTCTTGCATGGATGTCGACTCCGAGACCGATAGTAATCACGATACCGCCTTGACCCTTGCCTGCGCCGGCGGTCACGAGGAactcgttgaatttttattgtcgAGAGGAGCTGATATCGAGCACCGCGACAAAAAAGGCTTCACTCCTCTGATACTCGCTGCTACAGCGGGACATCAAAAAGTCGTCGAGATACTTTTGAATCACGGGGCTGATATCGAAGCTCAGTCGGAACGTACTAAGGATACTCCGTTGTCGCTGGCATGCAGCGGAGGCAGATTCGAAGTTGTTGAACTATTGCTTAATCGAGGAGCGAACAAGGAACATCGCAATGTTTCGGATTACACGCCCTTGAGTCTCGCCGCTTCTGGCGGCTACGTAAATATAATTAAATTACTGCTGAGCCACGGTGCTGAAATAAATTCACGGACGGGATCGAAGCTTGGAATTTCGCCGCTTATGCTGGCTGCGATGAACGGACATACCGCAGCGGTTAAACTTCTCCTTGATATGGGCAGTGACATCAACGCCCAAATCGAAACAAATCGTAATACCGCATTGACTCTTGCCTGCTTCCAAGGTCGACACGAAGTCGTTAGCCTTCTTCTCGATCGTAAAGCCAACGTCGAACATCGAGCTAAAACTGGTTTAACGCCTCTCATGGAGGCCGCCAGCGGTGGATACGTCGAAGTTGGTCGCGTACTTTTGACCAAAGGAGCCGACGTTAACGCGACTCCTGTACCTTCCTCGAGGGACACCGCCCTGACGATCGCCGCGGACAAAGGTCATTGTCGCTTCGTCGAATTATTACTGTCCCGAGGAACTCAGGTCGAAGTCAAGAACAAAAAAGGCAACAGCCCTCTGTGGCTGGCAGCGAACGGCGGACATCTCAGTGTCGTCGAGTTACTATACTACGCTAACGCCGACATCGATTCCCAGGACAATCGCAAAGTCTCCTGTCTCATGGCCGCTTTTCGCAAGGGCCACATCAAGGTCGTCAAATGGATGGTTAATCACGTAACGCAATTTCCCAGCGATCAAGAAATGACGAGATACATAGCGACAGTGAACGATAAAGAATTGTTGGAGAAATGTTCCGAATGCGTGAAAATCATACGCGCCGCTAAGGACACTCAAGCTGCAAGAGCGAATAAAAATGCCTCGATATTGCTCGAGGAATTGGACATGGAAAAAACAAGAGAAGAGTCAAGAAAAGCTGCCGCCGCAAGGcgcagagaaagaaagaaaaagaagaaactcgaaaggaaagaagagaaaCGAAAGTTATTCGAAGAgaacaagaaaaatgaaacCATTTACGAAGACAAAGaggaaaatggaaagaaatCGGATGACGACGATGCTGATAGGGAGGACGACAGCGATCACGAAGGAGGTGGAGGCGGCGGTGGCGCAAATGCCAATCCAACCTGCTCAAGCTCCGGCAATGCGGCAGCTTCGAACGTCGAAACATGCGAGAGACTGGGCAACGCACCTTCTCCTGTCAACCGAAGCCCTGAGGATCCTGACAAAGAGGAAGGTGACAGTGGCTTCGATGCCAATAGCCAAGGAAGCTGTAGCAGCAACGACGTCAAAGCTCGGGAAAGGAAAAAGgacaaaaagaagaaaaagaacaacGCCGGGCCTGGGAAcaatatcaataataataataacgacaaAGATACGTCACCGCATAGATCGACTAAATCCTCCATACCATCGACTAATTCGTCATCCAACGTCGGTGGACAAAACACCGTAACACCAACCAAGTCTCAAACTTCCAACGCCGACAA acGAACCCAAGCAGCGGCAGCAGCGAGTGCGAGTAGCAACGTCGCAACCTCGAGCACCACGGCCGCACCATCGTCAGTCTCGAGCACAAGAGCGGCGACCGCAGCTGCCGTTAATTCGAGCGAACGAAAACTCAAAGGACAACTTGTTTTTGAGTCATCGAGGCATCCCGCAGATCGTGAGGATTTCGAGGCCACCGGAAACGAGACTTATATCTCGGGCAAAGGCAAAAAATCCAATGCCAATCAGCAATACGACGATTCCGTTGGTGGCAATGTCAAAACGAACAATTCAACCAGCCCGAAACAAGGCGGTAAGCGCGAGGAAGGATGGAAAGAAGTTGTACGAAA AGGACAATCGGACGATTCGGGAAGATTTATGAATTCTCCATTCCGCTCGAAGAAAGTTTCCGTTCCACCGAACGCCATAAGTCGAGTGATTGGTCGTGGTGGTAGCAACATAAATGCCATTAGAGGAGCGACCGGAGCCCACATCGAAGTGGAAAAACAGAGCAAATCCCAGGGCGAAAGAATCATAACGATCAA AGGATCGACCGACGCGACGAAACAAGCGCATACGTTAATAGCAGCTCTGATAAAAGATCCGGACGTGGATATACTTCAAATGCTACAGAAAGCGAAGCCGACGGTCGTTACATGTTCATCTTGGGACAAAACGACAATTCCATTGTCAAGCATC GCAACAAAGAGTCGAACAGCGACTTCGGCGGTGGCGGGCGCATCGTCGAAAACGTCGAGTGCAGCGAGCAGCGTGACTGGATCACAATCGAACAAATCTGGCAGCAACGTGAACGGTGGAGCAACTGGTAACAGCAGCTCGAGCAGCGTTGGTTACAATTCTGGACCAACGCCAGTCGCTCAATTAATGCCACTCCGTTCGTCATCGAGCATTAAGTTGGCAGGAGCTTTTCCAGCTCCAATGTCTCGTACAACTGCCCCGAGACTCGTCGCAGCCG CGGAGAAACGAGCGCAGTCGTTGGCCGCGGCCCAAATGTCATCCTCGACGAATACTAAGACAACAATGTCTTACACGAGCGCCATTATGACGGCGGGACGTGGAACGAAAGTGGTTACTTCCGTTACGAATCGATCCTCGTTCGCCGCCAAATTAACCGAAATCACTGCCTCGAATCATCCCACAAGCACAGTCATGCAAACAAACAGTAATCAAGGATGTAAGCTGATGAAAGCATCGCAATCTGTGACCGTAATGTCGTCCACAGCCCCGGCAACGCCACAGCAGACATCCGGACAGCAATCGAATTTGTCCACGTCGATGGGAGGAACCGGAGCCGGTGCTGGGGGAGCTGGTGCCTCGGTCGTCCCTGGTGGTTCCTCGtgctcgtcctcgtcgtcgtcctcctcatcgtcctcctcgtcgtcgtcctcgtcagCCGCATCAGCTCCAGCGTCATCGACTTCCGCTCTCTCCGGGGGGACTTCCTCGTCTTTTGGTTCCTCCTCGATGACCGGCTTGACCTCCGTCAGCTCGACCATCTCGAGCAGCGTCATTGTTGGCGTCACGAGAACATCGCCGAAACACTGCCGACCACTGCCAACGCTATCAGCACCGCCGATATTACATTATAACAACGCTGGTAAAACTTTGTACTCGTCCGGGGGATCGACCACTACCAATCTACAATCCGCTAATCACCCCAACGTCTTGTCCAACGGTCCGGACAATACCAACATGGTCGTTACCTCGAGCAATTCTGTTCGCGTTACACCCTCCCCACCCGCGATATCCTCACAAAATTCCATCCACAATCATCCTAATATTTTAAATCAACAACAGAATCAACCCTCTTACCATCCCCACCATCAATCGCAACAGCAACCCcagcaacaacaaaaacaacaaACTTCCCAGCAGCTCCAACAACAACAAATTATGCAATCTTCCCAGCAACAACCACCTCAACAATTGTCGACTAACGCTCAGACACAGTCACAGAGCCAACAACAAATGCGCAGCTCTACTCCCGTTGCACCTACGATAGTCGAACATCAACAAGCTCAACAACAACCGACCAATACACCTCTCGAATATTCGCTATTCAATGATACCTTTTCCAAAGTTACGCAACAATCTATGTGGGGAGGACGCGAAAATGAGTCTCAAAAaggcatgaattttgctacgGTTGCCGGCGGCGGAATTAACGTTAATTCATCCAGTAACAATTCCGCTAACAAATTTATCGACAGCGCACCTCCTCAG gtGGACGCTTCTAAGGCTCCGGGATACAGAGGAGCAACAGCGATGTGTTCACCGGTGTCGAGTAAAGCTCAGTCGAGTGGTTCGGGCGGTGGTGCGAGTGGCGGAGTGAATCCAATTGGGAGTGGAGTTTCACCTTCGGGAATCCACAGTAACAATCCAATGCAGCAAGGGCAATTTCAATCGTCAGTTAATTATAACGAGCATCAACAACAACACCAAACGAACAAAGCGCCAGGAAGTTTGGCGGTAGCGAGACCGGTAATGAGTCAGCAAAATATAGAGCTATCGCAGTACAATAGGCAGGTATACCAGTCCGAAATAGGCAGTAGAGGAGGATCAGGCGGAGGCTCGTCGACGCATCAACaccagcaacagcagcaacaacagcaacagcagcagcacgtGATGCAACAGCAGCAAGGTTCAAACTCGCAAGCAAGTTCGATCGATGTGAACTTGTTTAAATCGAGCAACAGCGGTTTCGAGCATCAAAATGTTAATTCGAGTTTGCTAAGAATGGTACCGAGTGACGCGCAGGCAGCAGCACATCCAATGATGCCTTTTCACCCGCACATGCAGAGCTTCGCTCAAACAATGGGCGGCCAATCGTCCACCGTCAATACAACCGTCAGTATGTCTCGTTTGAATCCGCGCGCACCTGATTTCTCGAGCACTCTCCACCTCAACAACAAAGCCCAAGTGACGATGCTTAATACACCCACGGGAATACATCCGAACATGTTTGCCAACGTCCCAGGCGGCGTTCCACCATCTGCAACCGCTATACAACAATCGAATAATCTCGCGATGCTAGGAGCTGCCAATTTTCCGATGGGAAAATACCAGCAAGGCGGAGGAGCTCTGCCACCTCCACCTCCTCCACCAGGAGCTTCGAGAGTCGCTACGAATTTAGCTTCGTCCAATGGCGGACAAACCAGATGGCCGTTTGTACCCCCGCCCAACAATTGTCCACCTCCCCCTCATCAGGATCCTATGATGGGGCAAATCAGCTTCCCCAATCACTTGGGAAGCATAGCTGGACAGTCGGGCAATATCGATCTTATAACCAGCCTTGAAAACGGTGGCTCGCCCGCGATGTCACCCTCCAGCCCTGCTCAAGTCGTTGCCCAGGAAATCAGTCAGATCAAAATTGAAGATCGCAAGGTTCCTCGTCCGATCGGGACCGAGAGAGCGTGGAAAAATTATGCCACTAGCATGGGACCCGGCGGTGATGCAGACTCCATCAACTGGATGCTGAACAATGAGAAACTCGTCAACTCTTGGGCCAACATCGCCCAACCTGGAATGGATAGACATCAAATGTTTCGACCAAACACCTCGTACAATCGAATGTCTAATATCGATGCAGAGCTTCATCAAATGATGGAATCAACTTATCAG GGACATTTGGACAATCAGCAGCAAGCATTCCCGAACGGAAGTGCAGCGGCCgcagctgctgctgctgccgcgGCCGGACTTTCCTTGATCCCGGGACTCGCTCTGTTACCCGGACAATTTAGCACTCCTGGCCTGCCCGAAATACCTCACAACGAAAACCCTAAAATGGAACCACCTTCGTGGGGAATGTCCGACCCAACCCAAGAAAAACAGCATCCG gGCTGGAATAAATGGAGCCATTAA